One part of the Olleya sp. YS genome encodes these proteins:
- the ccsA gene encoding cytochrome c biogenesis protein CcsA → MQNKIAKILFSTRLTSILFIVFAVAMAAGTILDRNMDTSPTPYTRNLIYNAWWFEAIMVFFIINFIGNIFRFRLLRKEKWATLILHLAFILIIVGAGITRYFSFEGMIAIREGETERAFLSQKTYITAYIDGDYKIDGVPQRLPVEAEVDFSPRMDNSFNLDVKYNKTPVSFELTDFIQGAEMDVVPDENGENYLKIVEARGDNPHNHFLKQGEVENIHNLLVALDNPTPGAVNITTTDNGLMVESPFEGEYLQMATMTQGKLVKDSLQPLMLRSRYIIGDMQLVFPKPVVKGTFDVVKKSTLLKQDENAVVLNVTANGETKEVKLLGSQWSNNPFKQIQVGGLDIALKYGSKVLELPFEVKLNDFIAEKYPGTEKNYSSYESKVTVIDKEQGDFDFHIYMNNILDHRGYRFFQADFDKDLKGTILSVNHDFWGTWVTYIGYFLLYFGMMAILFANHTRFRDLQNGLEKIKNKKAKLTTVLLLCFGLSSFGQIVQHSENDGHDHQKTERKGASKFQVDSILKANVAPKVHADKFGRIVIQDLDGRMMPVDTYASELLRKLTKYDTYEGMTANQIFLSIQESPMLWYNVPIIYIKPKKADSIRRVIGIPKDQDYASLLDFFTDDFKYKLDPYLEEASAVKAQTGIQKEFLDTNQRVNLLSNAIEGRSLKIFPVPEDENNTWISPFEYKNEGYNQKIKDSTYGSFIGSGFDWYLYSLNEAKESGDYTKPEKLLNAFKTSQSKVGAEVMLSDDKIDAEIIYNKYDVFKKLFSWYLYAGTLLFILLIWQIFKTTNKWLNTSVTIFKFVILGLFIIHTLGLIARWYISGHAPWSDAYESMIYVAWATMFFGLAFGRKSDLTLASTAFVTAMILMIAHWNWMDPAIANLQPVLNSYWLMIHVAVIVASYGPLTLGMILGLVTLVLMILTNKDNKTKMDLNIKELTIINEMALTVGLVMLTIGNFLGGQWANESWGRYWGWDPKETWALISIMLYAFVIHMRLVPGLRGRWLFNLMSVLTFGSILMTYFGVNFYLSGLHSYASGDQILSFQFIAGTLVVIAIIGFFSYRKYNLHYKK, encoded by the coding sequence ATGCAAAATAAAATCGCCAAAATCCTATTTTCTACACGATTAACCTCTATTTTATTTATTGTATTTGCTGTTGCTATGGCTGCAGGAACTATTTTGGATAGAAATATGGATACGTCTCCAACTCCTTACACTAGAAATTTAATATACAATGCCTGGTGGTTTGAAGCTATTATGGTATTTTTTATAATTAATTTTATTGGAAATATCTTTAGATTCAGATTGTTACGTAAAGAGAAATGGGCCACATTAATTCTGCATTTGGCATTTATTTTAATTATTGTTGGTGCAGGAATCACGCGTTATTTTAGCTTTGAAGGGATGATAGCTATTCGAGAAGGCGAAACCGAACGTGCTTTTTTATCTCAAAAAACCTACATTACAGCTTACATTGATGGCGACTATAAAATTGATGGTGTTCCACAACGTTTACCCGTTGAAGCTGAGGTGGATTTTTCTCCACGTATGGATAATAGTTTTAACCTTGATGTAAAATATAATAAAACACCTGTTAGCTTTGAATTAACCGATTTTATTCAAGGTGCAGAAATGGATGTCGTGCCAGATGAAAATGGTGAAAACTACCTAAAAATAGTAGAGGCTAGAGGGGATAATCCACATAATCATTTTTTAAAACAAGGTGAGGTTGAGAATATCCACAACCTTCTAGTAGCACTAGATAACCCAACTCCTGGAGCTGTAAATATTACCACAACAGATAATGGATTAATGGTTGAGTCGCCTTTTGAAGGTGAGTATTTGCAGATGGCTACTATGACGCAAGGTAAGTTAGTAAAGGATAGTTTGCAACCTTTAATGTTACGCTCAAGATACATCATTGGAGATATGCAGTTGGTGTTTCCTAAACCTGTAGTAAAAGGTACTTTTGATGTCGTTAAAAAGTCAACACTATTAAAACAAGATGAAAACGCAGTAGTGTTAAATGTAACTGCTAATGGAGAAACTAAAGAAGTAAAATTATTAGGAAGTCAATGGTCAAATAATCCGTTTAAGCAAATACAAGTGGGTGGACTGGATATTGCATTAAAATATGGGTCTAAGGTTTTAGAACTCCCTTTTGAGGTCAAGTTGAATGACTTTATTGCAGAAAAATACCCAGGAACTGAGAAAAACTACTCGTCATATGAGAGCAAAGTGACTGTAATCGACAAAGAACAGGGCGATTTTGATTTTCATATTTACATGAATAATATTTTAGATCATAGAGGATATCGGTTTTTTCAAGCAGATTTTGATAAAGATTTAAAAGGAACCATTTTATCTGTTAATCATGATTTTTGGGGTACTTGGGTGACTTATATTGGTTACTTTTTACTGTATTTTGGTATGATGGCTATTTTGTTTGCAAACCATACTCGATTTAGAGATTTACAAAACGGATTAGAAAAAATAAAAAATAAAAAAGCAAAGCTAACTACAGTATTGTTGTTATGTTTTGGTTTATCAAGTTTTGGGCAAATTGTACAACATTCTGAGAATGATGGGCACGACCACCAAAAAACGGAACGTAAAGGAGCTTCAAAATTTCAAGTTGATTCTATTTTAAAAGCTAATGTTGCGCCTAAAGTCCATGCGGATAAATTTGGTAGAATTGTTATCCAAGATTTAGATGGACGTATGATGCCTGTTGATACCTATGCTTCAGAATTGTTGCGTAAATTAACTAAATATGATACTTATGAGGGAATGACTGCTAATCAGATCTTTTTGAGTATTCAAGAAAGTCCGATGTTATGGTATAATGTGCCTATTATTTATATAAAACCCAAAAAAGCGGACTCTATTAGACGTGTTATTGGTATTCCTAAAGACCAAGATTATGCTAGTTTATTAGACTTTTTTACAGACGATTTTAAATATAAATTAGATCCTTATTTAGAGGAAGCTTCAGCAGTAAAGGCGCAAACAGGAATACAAAAAGAATTTTTAGATACAAACCAGCGTGTTAATTTGCTTAGTAATGCTATTGAAGGTAGATCGTTAAAGATTTTTCCTGTGCCAGAAGATGAAAATAATACTTGGATATCTCCATTTGAATATAAAAATGAAGGTTATAATCAAAAAATTAAAGACAGTACTTATGGTAGTTTTATAGGCTCTGGCTTTGACTGGTATCTATACTCGTTAAATGAGGCTAAAGAATCAGGAGATTATACCAAACCAGAAAAACTATTAAATGCATTTAAAACCTCGCAATCAAAAGTAGGAGCAGAGGTGATGCTAAGTGACGATAAGATTGATGCTGAAATAATATATAATAAATACGATGTGTTTAAAAAATTATTCAGTTGGTATTTATACGCAGGTACTTTGCTGTTTATTCTTTTAATATGGCAAATTTTTAAAACTACCAATAAGTGGTTAAATACTAGTGTCACGATATTTAAATTTGTTATTTTAGGATTGTTTATTATCCATACTTTAGGTTTAATTGCTCGATGGTATATTTCTGGTCACGCTCCTTGGAGTGATGCATATGAGTCTATGATTTATGTTGCTTGGGCAACCATGTTTTTTGGATTAGCATTTGGAAGAAAAAGTGATTTAACATTAGCGTCAACCGCTTTTGTAACAGCAATGATTTTAATGATTGCACACTGGAATTGGATGGATCCAGCAATTGCTAACTTACAACCTGTATTGAACAGCTATTGGTTAATGATACATGTTGCTGTTATAGTTGCTAGTTATGGACCACTTACCTTAGGAATGATATTAGGTTTAGTAACTTTAGTTTTAATGATTTTAACTAATAAAGACAATAAAACTAAAATGGACCTAAATATTAAAGAGTTAACCATTATTAATGAAATGGCTTTAACTGTAGGTTTAGTTATGTTGACTATTGGTAATTTTCTTGGTGGACAATGGGCTAATGAAAGTTGGGGAAGATATTGGGGTTGGGACCCAAAAGAAACTTGGGCATTAATTAGTATTATGTTATATGCATTTGTAATACATATGCGTTTAGTTCCTGGCTTACGTGGACGTTGGTTATTTAATTTAATGTCTGTCCTTACTTTTGGAAGTATATTAATGACCTATTTTGGGGTTAACTTTTACTTATCAGGATTACATAGTTATGCTAGTGGAGACCAAATATTGAGTTTCCAATTTATAGCTGGTACACTGGTTGTAATTGCTATAATTGGTTTTTTCTCTTACAGAAAATATAACCTTCATTATAAAAAGTAA
- a CDS encoding group III truncated hemoglobin — translation MNRKTISTRDDVTLLVHEFYKKVRIDALLGPIFNDAITDWETHLDHLVTFWETSLFIGRKLEHKYTGNPLEAHVKIDTRYNQTITELHFGVWLNLWYATIDQYFEGDVADNAKRRARKMGTFMYLKIFEARHNKKL, via the coding sequence ATGAATAGAAAAACAATTAGTACTAGAGATGATGTGACTTTATTGGTCCATGAGTTTTACAAAAAAGTTAGGATTGATGCGTTATTAGGACCAATTTTTAATGATGCTATTACAGATTGGGAAACACACCTTGATCATTTAGTTACATTTTGGGAAACTAGCTTGTTTATTGGTAGAAAATTAGAGCACAAGTACACAGGAAACCCACTTGAAGCGCATGTAAAAATAGATACAAGATATAATCAGACAATTACCGAATTACATTTTGGTGTATGGTTAAACTTATGGTATGCTACAATTGACCAGTATTTTGAGGGTGACGTTGCAGATAATGCAAAGCGACGTGCCAGAAAAATGGGCACTTTTATGTATCTAAAAATCTTTGAAGCTAGACATAATAAAAAACTATAA